The following proteins are encoded in a genomic region of Desulfosporosinus youngiae DSM 17734:
- a CDS encoding helix-turn-helix domain-containing protein, whose translation MQSKPEFLTKAELARVLNVTYGTIIRWIAEGKVPLIKIGNKVLISQESIPLIKRNIGHINTDEYMGLTEFLGLFKISHETYLNWIKRGWVKTSVQFGKKVYIPLSSINEIKKLSGYVNEEDYISVKQLSSMLNLSPEKILRLIKSGLLVSYHLYKDKYLFKSDSIEDIKQSIGYIDDYNPNEYLRINQVKEKLNLDFNFQYWKTKIPYILHMGTPYINIKDLPLIYDVIKHDKGKPAFTEYLGLENYVDTSKAAELLKISKGTLSQKINSGIIKGAIKVPFNTKQTKWMIPMESIVDYKPQSRISLIKHKKAILMPSNTINLKTIADKTGLSLQTLRIKVKNKQLFTNAQKVKGLYCIPIEEADEFIASRPKQQYHKKGIIYTNKDALEELLRFISAFPLPFNLRKTQDLFVEFCKIKLGKLRGNPSHVQSFFGYYQSVFEILGTFSKNLYELDVSFIDSIIYNKMTSDHKRRIFIHFYEYCYTVQGLSIPKKYVVFKSKKTKREKEIYSPEAFYSFYRYVKDLMLHLPNAINNQYYANMWAYTIMHLTDAWRATDIVFNMPKIDISSIQVDSFDWFKANVLSITQCQKVINQLYLHFRSIRTSKTTTFVTFLVEPELVEPLSTALIISELHRQKEAQSFLLESFIYGERKTVATSGKNRHQEFFKFNSSLEPFKSLKFNNSTLTYFFYSIGDEDGNDSDVALELTQRIRSHNRAETTAIYVQATNRDGSLNQVSSNLFRRGHFGWLYNYLILLASEKVDVTRTMEEKTEAIVTLRNQLGSPNQAEKWAQFLLKIKQKRNSVMTRLAKLSKESLIEIIIKIFKGEMPSKTENAQCITHPICEYPRLNSCYSCPNIIPKNYLFIELSGEFDRLINSIETTQYSTIRKKDSYFLLNLLLLLDEGIKFFGGEYIEAFIEMQNVRNKLSELADKIYIE comes from the coding sequence TTGCAATCTAAACCGGAATTTCTGACAAAAGCTGAACTCGCAAGAGTTTTGAATGTCACCTATGGCACTATCATCAGATGGATAGCAGAAGGAAAAGTTCCTTTGATTAAAATCGGTAATAAAGTCCTAATCTCACAGGAATCTATTCCATTGATAAAGAGGAATATCGGACATATAAATACTGACGAGTACATGGGGCTAACTGAATTTCTTGGTTTATTTAAAATTAGCCACGAAACTTATTTGAATTGGATTAAAAGGGGATGGGTTAAAACCAGTGTACAATTCGGCAAAAAGGTTTACATCCCACTTAGTTCGATTAATGAGATAAAGAAGTTAAGTGGCTACGTTAATGAGGAGGATTATATTAGCGTTAAGCAATTAAGCAGCATGCTAAATTTGAGTCCAGAAAAAATTTTAAGATTAATTAAAAGCGGATTACTTGTAAGTTACCATCTGTACAAGGACAAATATCTATTTAAATCCGACTCAATTGAGGATATTAAACAAAGCATCGGTTATATCGATGATTATAATCCAAATGAATACTTAAGGATAAACCAGGTTAAGGAAAAATTGAATCTCGACTTCAATTTTCAATATTGGAAAACGAAAATACCGTACATCTTACATATGGGAACCCCTTATATAAATATTAAGGATTTACCCCTAATTTATGACGTTATAAAACATGATAAAGGCAAACCGGCCTTTACCGAATATCTAGGGCTTGAAAACTATGTAGATACCAGCAAGGCTGCAGAATTATTAAAAATCAGTAAAGGCACGTTATCCCAAAAAATAAACTCTGGAATAATCAAGGGTGCTATTAAAGTTCCGTTTAATACAAAGCAAACCAAATGGATGATTCCGATGGAATCAATCGTGGATTATAAACCCCAAAGCCGAATTTCTTTGATAAAACACAAAAAAGCAATTCTCATGCCTTCCAATACAATAAATCTTAAGACTATAGCCGATAAGACCGGATTGTCATTGCAAACGCTAAGGATAAAAGTTAAAAATAAACAGTTGTTTACAAATGCCCAAAAGGTTAAAGGGTTGTATTGTATACCGATTGAAGAAGCAGATGAATTTATCGCTTCGAGGCCTAAACAACAGTATCATAAAAAGGGCATAATTTATACGAACAAAGATGCGTTGGAAGAACTTTTACGCTTTATATCGGCTTTCCCTTTGCCCTTTAATTTGAGAAAAACGCAGGATTTATTTGTAGAGTTCTGTAAAATTAAATTAGGCAAATTAAGAGGCAATCCGAGTCATGTCCAAAGCTTTTTTGGTTACTACCAGTCTGTATTCGAGATATTAGGGACTTTTAGTAAAAATCTGTACGAGTTAGATGTCAGTTTTATTGATTCTATTATATACAATAAAATGACAAGCGATCATAAAAGGCGTATCTTTATTCATTTCTATGAATATTGCTACACAGTCCAAGGTCTGTCGATTCCGAAAAAATATGTTGTTTTTAAATCAAAAAAAACTAAAAGGGAAAAGGAAATTTACTCTCCTGAAGCTTTTTATTCATTTTACAGGTACGTTAAAGATCTAATGTTACATTTGCCTAATGCGATTAACAATCAATATTACGCAAATATGTGGGCATATACAATAATGCACCTTACGGACGCATGGAGAGCTACCGACATTGTTTTTAATATGCCGAAAATCGATATCTCCTCTATTCAGGTTGATTCTTTTGACTGGTTTAAAGCCAATGTCTTATCAATTACGCAATGCCAAAAGGTTATTAATCAATTGTATCTGCATTTTCGTTCAATCAGAACAAGTAAAACGACCACGTTTGTTACATTTTTAGTTGAGCCGGAACTGGTTGAGCCATTGTCTACAGCATTGATCATTTCAGAATTACATAGGCAAAAGGAGGCTCAATCGTTTCTCCTTGAATCATTTATTTATGGAGAAAGAAAAACTGTGGCTACCTCGGGGAAAAATCGTCACCAAGAATTTTTTAAATTCAATTCATCCCTTGAGCCCTTTAAAAGTCTGAAGTTTAACAACAGCACGTTAACTTACTTTTTTTATAGCATAGGTGATGAGGACGGCAATGATTCTGATGTGGCTCTGGAACTTACTCAAAGGATAAGGTCCCACAATAGGGCGGAAACTACAGCCATTTATGTTCAAGCAACAAATAGGGATGGGAGCTTAAATCAAGTTTCCTCAAACCTATTCCGGCGAGGGCATTTCGGATGGCTCTACAATTATTTAATTTTATTGGCAAGCGAAAAAGTTGATGTTACCCGAACAATGGAGGAAAAAACCGAAGCGATTGTTACCCTTCGGAATCAATTAGGCAGCCCTAACCAGGCTGAAAAGTGGGCGCAATTTCTTTTAAAAATTAAGCAAAAGCGAAATTCTGTTATGACAAGATTGGCAAAATTGAGCAAGGAATCTCTAATAGAAATTATAATAAAAATTTTTAAGGGCGAAATGCCTTCAAAAACCGAAAACGCCCAGTGCATAACGCACCCTATTTGTGAATACCCGCGATTAAACTCGTGTTATTCATGCCCCAACATTATTCCGAAAAATTACTTATTTATTGAACTTAGTGGAGAATTTGATCGTTTAATTAATTCAATTGAAACTACTCAATATAGTACCATTCGAAAAAAAGATTCATATTTTCTTTTGAATTTATTACTCCTGCTTGACGAGGGAATCAAATTTTTTGGAGGGGAGTATATTGAAGCATTTATAGAAATGCAAAATGTACGAAATAAGCTTAGCGAACTGGCTGACAAAATTTATATTGAATAA
- a CDS encoding EcsC family protein: protein MSQEISQGKMLQVLDWAYDKSINGVPGLDSAQELAEDYLNRSGSLKSKVNSLIRWQNSKCATSGFISGLGGIIALPVAIPANISSVMYVQIRMIAAIAYMGGYDIKDDRVKSLVYICLLGNAGKDILKEVGISIGTKLAKSAIEKISGQVILKINQAVGFRLVTKFGTKGIINLGKAVPLVGGIIGGAMDLSSTNVIGNVARDTFID, encoded by the coding sequence ATGAGTCAAGAGATTTCGCAAGGGAAAATGTTACAAGTCCTCGATTGGGCTTATGATAAATCTATAAATGGAGTTCCTGGATTAGATTCGGCTCAAGAACTTGCCGAGGATTATTTGAATAGAAGCGGCTCACTAAAAAGTAAGGTTAATTCATTAATCCGGTGGCAAAATTCTAAATGTGCAACATCTGGTTTTATATCTGGCCTCGGGGGGATAATCGCGTTGCCTGTCGCTATACCAGCGAATATTTCTAGCGTTATGTACGTACAGATCAGAATGATTGCAGCGATTGCATATATGGGAGGGTATGACATAAAAGATGATAGGGTTAAATCTCTTGTCTATATTTGTTTGCTAGGAAATGCGGGTAAAGACATTTTGAAGGAAGTTGGTATTAGCATAGGTACTAAGTTAGCTAAATCAGCTATTGAAAAAATATCAGGACAAGTAATTCTTAAGATTAATCAAGCAGTGGGATTTAGATTGGTAACTAAATTTGGCACAAAGGGTATAATTAACTTGGGTAAGGCAGTACCTCTTGTCGGTGGAATTATTGGGGGAGCCATGGATTTATCATCAACCAATGTTATAGGAAACGTCGCTAGGGATACTTTTATTGATTAG
- a CDS encoding YdbC family protein, with product MADIKFEIKETIGALSESAKGWKKELNLISWNDKEPKYDIREWSPDHTKMGKGVTLTKEELENLREVLEGLNW from the coding sequence ATGGCTGATATCAAATTCGAGATAAAAGAAACTATCGGTGCCCTTTCAGAATCAGCAAAAGGCTGGAAGAAAGAACTTAATCTTATAAGCTGGAATGATAAGGAGCCTAAGTATGATATTAGGGAGTGGTCCCCAGATCATACGAAGATGGGGAAGGGTGTTACTCTTACTAAAGAGGAACTAGAGAACTTGAGAGAAGTTTTGGAAGGACTCAACTGGTAG
- a CDS encoding DEAD/DEAH box helicase family protein, giving the protein MPANFQFLQGQTEYALFANACIEAECVLATSPTMAAVGSRKAFELAVKWVYSADNTITMPYKDNLQALIHEPSFRFAMDNQTWSKLPYIIKLGNLAVHTEKTISRSDAILSLSSLFEFVEWLDYCYGANYEERRFDETNIPAEKVILDEAKIKEKDSLIEQKDSEIEALRAKIAAMSDRLTADKEQHKEERHFTPRDISEFLTRKKYIDVDLKLLGWVFGDDVREEVELYGMPNNKGKGYADYVLYGKDGRPLAIIEAKHTSKDPRKGTQQAKLYADGLEKMTGRRPMMFTTNGFETYLWDDVTSPQRKVSGVFSKADLEKLMNRRSERKVLNEIPIDDKITDRYYQKEAIRAICENIDTGHRKALLVMATGTGKTRTASSLTDVLSRGGYVTNTLFLADRTALVKQAKDDFKNYLPDMSLCNLLSNKDDKTARIVFSTYPTMLNSIDTAKSESGQRLFTPAHFDLIVIDEAHRSIFKKYRTIFEYFDGLLVGLTATPKTEVDRNTYDFFEMQSGVPTYAYDYETAVDKDHVLVPYYNIEVRTKFLDKGIVYDELSEEDKARYEEDFTDEDGAMPEFIPSPELNNFIFNQATVDMVLEDLMTKGIKVAGSDRLGKTIIFAQNKKHAQYIIDRFDKLYPHYHGSFAKRVVCDDSYAQTLIDDFKVAEKEPHIAVSVDMLDTGIDVPELVNLVFFKKVRSKTKFWQMIGRGTRLCRNLFGDGQDKTHFLIFDYLGNFEFFRQHKEGLLGNETQSLTEAIFAKRVRMIHHLQHSAFSDEPYQVIRTGLIETVLLQIKALNTELVAVKMQLQYIEMYKHAEAFVCLSEVDKSNLIKYLAPIVYMEDTDEYAKRFDNFMYGLMIAQIEGMPQFKKGQKQLLKVCAGLAQRASIPQVKEKLELISAIATDDFWQTSDILNFEKVRVELRSLIKFLVDEGRKPIYTNLADDILEVKEGEAIYQAYDFEDYKLKVNRYIEQNQDHIAIHKLRNNMPLNTKDYKSLEHIFTGELGTAEDYKREFKDTPFGLLVRKIAKMEYEAAVVVFSEFINDQSLSRAQIAFVKKVIDYIVKNGYIENVSELMKPPFDKPQSLIKLFDGSKQKRLVELVTSIKDNAIKIVG; this is encoded by the coding sequence ATGCCTGCAAACTTTCAATTCTTACAGGGACAAACTGAATATGCCTTATTTGCCAACGCTTGCATCGAAGCAGAGTGTGTTCTTGCCACCTCCCCAACAATGGCAGCGGTAGGTAGCCGTAAGGCCTTCGAGTTGGCGGTAAAATGGGTGTATTCTGCGGATAACACTATCACTATGCCTTATAAGGACAATTTGCAGGCGTTAATTCACGAACCATCTTTTAGATTCGCTATGGATAACCAAACTTGGAGCAAGCTCCCTTACATCATCAAGCTAGGGAACCTTGCAGTACATACTGAGAAAACCATTAGCCGCAGTGATGCCATTCTATCCCTTTCCTCTTTATTTGAGTTTGTGGAGTGGCTAGATTACTGCTATGGTGCAAACTATGAGGAACGTAGATTTGATGAAACAAATATTCCGGCGGAAAAGGTCATTCTTGACGAAGCTAAGATCAAAGAAAAAGATAGTCTAATTGAGCAAAAGGATTCTGAAATTGAGGCTCTTCGTGCTAAGATTGCGGCCATGAGTGACCGTCTTACGGCTGATAAAGAGCAACATAAGGAAGAGCGCCACTTCACGCCTAGGGATATTTCTGAATTCCTTACTCGCAAAAAATATATCGATGTGGACTTAAAACTCCTTGGTTGGGTATTCGGCGACGATGTGCGGGAAGAAGTAGAGCTTTACGGTATGCCTAATAATAAAGGAAAGGGCTATGCCGATTATGTCCTTTACGGTAAAGACGGACGTCCCTTAGCAATAATCGAAGCTAAGCACACCTCAAAAGACCCGAGGAAAGGTACTCAGCAAGCAAAGCTCTATGCTGACGGCTTAGAGAAAATGACTGGCAGACGCCCCATGATGTTTACTACCAATGGCTTTGAAACCTATCTCTGGGACGATGTAACCTCCCCACAGCGCAAAGTAAGCGGTGTGTTCTCCAAAGCTGATCTTGAAAAGCTAATGAACCGCCGCAGTGAGCGTAAAGTTTTAAATGAAATTCCCATTGATGATAAAATTACCGATCGCTACTACCAAAAGGAAGCCATCCGTGCGATCTGCGAGAATATTGATACTGGTCACAGAAAAGCCTTGCTTGTTATGGCCACAGGCACAGGGAAGACAAGAACGGCATCTAGTTTAACCGATGTTTTGTCACGAGGTGGATATGTCACCAACACCCTATTTTTAGCTGACAGAACCGCCTTAGTTAAGCAAGCAAAGGACGACTTCAAGAATTATCTACCAGATATGTCCCTCTGTAATCTTTTAAGCAATAAGGATGATAAGACTGCCAGAATAGTTTTTTCAACCTATCCTACAATGCTTAACTCAATTGACACGGCTAAGAGTGAGAGCGGTCAACGACTATTTACGCCTGCCCATTTTGATTTGATTGTGATCGATGAGGCACACAGAAGTATCTTTAAAAAGTACCGGACAATCTTTGAGTATTTCGACGGTTTACTGGTTGGCTTAACAGCAACCCCAAAGACAGAGGTTGATAGAAATACCTATGACTTCTTTGAGATGCAAAGTGGTGTGCCCACTTACGCCTATGATTATGAAACTGCCGTGGATAAAGACCACGTTTTAGTACCTTACTATAATATTGAAGTAAGGACAAAGTTCTTAGATAAGGGCATTGTCTATGATGAACTCTCAGAAGAAGATAAAGCCCGATATGAAGAAGATTTTACTGATGAAGACGGTGCAATGCCTGAGTTCATCCCATCTCCTGAACTAAACAACTTCATTTTTAACCAGGCCACAGTGGATATGGTGTTAGAAGACTTAATGACTAAGGGCATTAAGGTAGCAGGTAGCGATAGGCTGGGTAAGACCATCATCTTCGCCCAAAATAAAAAGCACGCACAATATATAATCGATCGGTTCGATAAACTTTATCCTCACTATCATGGCAGCTTTGCCAAGCGAGTTGTTTGTGATGATAGCTATGCCCAAACACTTATTGATGATTTTAAGGTTGCTGAGAAGGAGCCTCATATTGCTGTGTCCGTTGATATGCTGGACACAGGTATTGATGTACCTGAACTTGTTAATTTAGTCTTCTTCAAGAAGGTCCGCTCCAAAACAAAGTTTTGGCAGATGATTGGTCGTGGAACAAGGCTTTGCCGTAATTTATTTGGTGATGGCCAGGATAAAACCCACTTCCTCATATTTGATTATCTCGGAAACTTCGAGTTCTTCCGTCAACATAAAGAGGGGCTGCTTGGTAACGAGACTCAGAGCCTGACTGAGGCAATCTTCGCCAAGCGGGTGCGCATGATTCATCACCTCCAGCATTCAGCTTTTAGCGATGAGCCTTACCAAGTAATTCGAACAGGCTTAATTGAAACAGTCTTACTACAGATTAAGGCGTTAAATACTGAACTGGTAGCCGTAAAAATGCAACTCCAATATATTGAAATGTATAAACATGCGGAGGCTTTTGTCTGCTTATCGGAAGTGGATAAAAGCAACTTAATCAAGTACCTTGCCCCGATTGTTTATATGGAAGACACAGATGAGTATGCTAAACGTTTTGACAATTTTATGTACGGCTTAATGATTGCTCAGATAGAGGGCATGCCTCAGTTTAAGAAGGGTCAAAAGCAACTCCTAAAGGTTTGTGCCGGCCTTGCCCAACGGGCAAGTATTCCCCAAGTTAAAGAAAAGCTAGAACTCATTAGTGCCATCGCCACTGATGATTTTTGGCAGACTTCGGATATCTTGAACTTTGAGAAGGTCCGGGTGGAACTGCGTAGTCTAATTAAGTTTTTGGTTGATGAAGGCAGGAAACCAATCTATACGAATCTTGCGGATGATATTCTCGAAGTCAAAGAAGGAGAGGCCATATACCAAGCCTATGACTTTGAGGATTATAAACTGAAGGTAAACCGCTACATTGAGCAAAACCAAGACCACATAGCAATTCATAAGTTGCGAAATAATATGCCCTTAAATACTAAGGATTACAAGAGCTTGGAACATATCTTCACGGGGGAACTCGGCACAGCAGAGGATTATAAGAGAGAATTTAAGGATACCCCATTTGGCTTGCTAGTGCGTAAAATTGCTAAGATGGAGTATGAAGCTGCCGTTGTAGTGTTCTCAGAATTTATCAATGACCAGTCTCTCAGTCGCGCTCAAATTGCTTTTGTCAAAAAGGTTATCGATTACATTGTGAAGAACGGCTATATTGAGAATGTCTCCGAACTGATGAAGCCACCCTTTGATAAACCCCAGAGTCTCATCAAGCTGTTCGATGGATCCAAACAAAAGCGGTTGGTGGAGTTAGTTACAAGCATTAAAGATAATGCGATAAAGATAGTTGGTTAG
- a CDS encoding restriction endonuclease subunit S: MGKWVKVKLVDICDLNMGQSPESSSYNQDGDGIPFYQGNADFGELNPETRYFCNKPTKIAQKNDILLSVRAPIGALNIAMKTCCIGRGLAAITARENISDAKFLYYVLKMKHAELNQKGTGSTFKAINKQNLSEVLCPLPPLEIQRQIAKTLDTAAEIIGMRKKQLAELDNLIKSTFNDMFGDPVMNEKGWDKVSILDVCSEIVDCVNKTAPIIDGVSPYKMLRTTNIKQGKIDTKNCNYVDEQTFRKWTRRSIPRRGDVLLTREAPIGETGIIESDENLFLGQRIVSYRVNDSIILPLYLLNLMQTEYFQYQIRKLARGSTVKHLSVPECNLFEVYTPPHNLQTQFATILTKIEEQKALVKKAIDEAQLLFDSLMSEYFE, translated from the coding sequence GTGGGTAAGTGGGTGAAGGTTAAGCTGGTAGATATTTGTGATTTGAATATGGGACAGTCACCTGAATCTTCAAGTTACAATCAAGATGGAGATGGTATTCCCTTTTATCAAGGGAATGCTGATTTTGGTGAACTGAACCCTGAAACAAGATATTTTTGCAACAAGCCTACTAAAATAGCTCAAAAAAATGATATTTTACTTTCTGTTCGAGCGCCTATTGGAGCATTAAATATAGCAATGAAAACTTGTTGTATAGGTCGTGGTCTCGCTGCCATTACTGCAAGGGAAAATATTTCAGATGCTAAATTTCTGTACTATGTTTTAAAAATGAAACATGCTGAGTTGAATCAAAAAGGAACAGGTAGCACATTCAAAGCGATAAATAAACAAAATCTAAGTGAAGTTTTGTGTCCTCTACCCCCCCTCGAAATCCAACGGCAAATCGCCAAAACCCTAGACACTGCTGCAGAGATAATTGGTATGCGCAAAAAACAGCTTGCAGAGCTCGATAACCTTATCAAATCCACCTTTAACGATATGTTCGGCGATCCTGTGATGAATGAGAAAGGGTGGGATAAAGTATCTATACTTGATGTCTGCTCTGAAATAGTAGATTGTGTTAACAAAACAGCTCCTATTATCGATGGCGTAAGTCCGTACAAAATGCTTAGAACGACTAATATTAAACAAGGGAAAATTGATACGAAAAATTGTAATTATGTGGATGAACAGACGTTTCGAAAATGGACAAGACGATCGATTCCTAGAAGAGGGGATGTGCTCCTAACAAGAGAAGCTCCCATTGGAGAAACTGGGATAATCGAGAGTGATGAGAATTTATTTTTAGGTCAAAGGATTGTGTCGTATAGAGTTAATGATTCAATCATTCTTCCGTTATATCTTTTAAATCTTATGCAAACAGAGTATTTTCAATATCAAATAAGAAAACTAGCTCGTGGTTCAACTGTAAAGCATTTATCAGTTCCGGAGTGTAATCTCTTTGAAGTATACACTCCACCGCATAACCTACAAACCCAATTCGCCACTATTTTAACCAAAATCGAAGAACAAAAAGCCCTTGTGAAAAAGGCAATCGACGAAGCACAACTCTTGTTTGACAGCCTAATGAGCGAGTATTTCGAATAA
- a CDS encoding type I restriction-modification system subunit M, whose amino-acid sequence MLTGEIRNKVDKIWTDIWAGGITNPITVIEQLTYLMFIRSLDEKELENESIEALTVEAMPKIFPNDAESQAMRWSKFKTKDSREIYEIVGTKVFPFIKAMNGENTSAFSRYMQDAMFLVPTPQVLQKMITGLDELYEHDIKDLDMQGDLYEYMLGKLATAGQNGQFRTPKHIRDMMVRLLAPTPNDKICDPACGTAGFLVSSAEYIREKYEAEMTTEQWDNFAGEMFTGLDTDRTMLRFSAMNLMLHSINKPHINYVDSVSKQNSISSAYDIILANPPFTGTVDAESINDNLKAVCNTKKTELLFVALFLRMLRKGGRCSCIVPDGVLFSGSNAHKALRKELVENHQLQAVISMPSGVFKPYAGVSTAVLVFTKTGAGGTDKVWFYDMKADGFSLDDKRSAVEANDIPDILARFHNPDGEADRKPTEQSFFVEKSAISGNDYDLSINKYKEVVYEKVEYDAPAVIMARLDQLSIDIASKMEELRGLIGG is encoded by the coding sequence ATGCTAACAGGAGAGATTCGCAACAAGGTTGACAAAATATGGACAGATATCTGGGCTGGCGGTATTACCAACCCAATAACCGTCATAGAACAGCTTACTTATCTAATGTTTATCCGTTCCCTCGATGAAAAGGAACTGGAAAACGAGAGTATCGAAGCCTTAACGGTTGAGGCAATGCCCAAGATCTTCCCTAATGACGCAGAGAGTCAGGCAATGCGGTGGAGCAAGTTTAAAACTAAAGACTCTCGCGAGATCTATGAAATAGTCGGGACAAAGGTATTCCCCTTTATCAAAGCGATGAACGGGGAAAATACTTCTGCTTTCTCGCGCTACATGCAGGATGCTATGTTTTTAGTTCCAACCCCTCAGGTCTTGCAAAAGATGATCACAGGCTTAGACGAGCTTTATGAGCATGATATTAAAGACTTAGATATGCAGGGCGACCTGTATGAGTATATGCTGGGAAAGCTGGCTACAGCGGGCCAGAACGGTCAATTCAGAACCCCAAAGCATATTCGTGACATGATGGTACGCTTGCTTGCCCCAACTCCAAATGATAAAATTTGTGACCCCGCTTGTGGTACCGCCGGTTTTCTCGTTTCCTCTGCGGAATATATCCGGGAAAAGTACGAAGCCGAGATGACAACCGAGCAGTGGGATAATTTTGCAGGCGAGATGTTCACAGGTCTCGATACCGACAGAACCATGCTTCGATTTTCTGCAATGAACCTGATGCTGCATTCCATCAATAAACCCCATATCAACTATGTGGACAGCGTTTCCAAGCAAAACAGTATTTCCTCTGCTTATGATATTATACTTGCCAATCCCCCCTTCACAGGCACAGTGGATGCAGAGAGCATTAACGATAACTTAAAGGCGGTCTGCAACACCAAAAAGACAGAGCTTTTGTTTGTGGCGCTTTTCTTGAGGATGCTACGCAAAGGCGGACGCTGCTCTTGTATTGTGCCTGATGGAGTATTATTTAGTGGAAGCAACGCACACAAAGCACTGCGGAAAGAATTGGTAGAAAATCATCAACTGCAAGCGGTGATTTCCATGCCTAGCGGTGTGTTTAAACCGTATGCAGGGGTTAGTACTGCAGTTCTTGTGTTTACGAAAACAGGCGCAGGTGGTACTGATAAAGTATGGTTCTATGATATGAAAGCTGATGGTTTCTCTTTAGATGATAAACGATCTGCTGTTGAGGCAAATGATATTCCGGATATTCTTGCCCGCTTCCATAATCCTGATGGGGAAGCTGACCGGAAGCCCACGGAGCAGAGCTTTTTTGTGGAGAAGTCTGCCATTTCGGGTAATGATTATGATTTATCGATAAATAAATATAAAGAGGTTGTTTATGAAAAGGTGGAGTATGATGCGCCAGCGGTGATTATGGCACGTCTTGATCAGTTAAGCATTGATATTGCTTCCAAGATGGAGGAATTGAGGGGGCTTATCGGTGGGTAA
- a CDS encoding RadC family protein produces MKDLAEATEEELTKIKGLGKSKSRRILACIELGRRMYTAPAKAIQCVNSPQDVYDLLIDMTLLDREKFVVVMLNTKNHVIAVDTVSIGTLNSSLIHPREVFKSAIKRSANSVIVSHNHPSGDSTPSNEDLKVTRRLVDAGKLIGIEVVTM; encoded by the coding sequence ATCAAAGACCTCGCAGAAGCCACAGAGGAAGAACTTACAAAGATAAAAGGACTTGGGAAATCAAAATCACGGAGAATCCTTGCCTGTATCGAACTTGGGCGGAGAATGTATACCGCTCCAGCCAAAGCCATCCAGTGTGTCAACAGCCCTCAAGATGTCTATGATCTCCTAATTGACATGACGCTCCTCGATCGTGAAAAATTCGTTGTTGTTATGCTGAACACTAAGAACCACGTGATAGCCGTTGATACCGTTAGTATTGGGACCCTTAATTCTTCATTAATCCACCCACGAGAAGTTTTTAAGTCAGCAATTAAACGCTCGGCTAATAGTGTTATCGTCAGCCATAACCACCCCTCAGGCGACTCTACCCCATCCAATGAAGATTTAAAAGTTACTAGACGTCTTGTTGATGCTGGTAAACTTATTGGCATCGAGGTTGTGACCATGTGA